A portion of the Pseudomonas synxantha BG33R genome contains these proteins:
- the recB gene encoding exodeoxyribonuclease V subunit beta, whose protein sequence is MIGKPLALAFPLKGSQLIEASAGTGKTFTISALYLRLVLGHGGDESGFGRELLPPQILVVTFTDAATKELRERIRIRLAEAARFFRDEIEQPDALIADLREQYAPQQWPACANRLDIAAQWMDEAAVSTIHSWCQRMLREHAFDSGSLFTQTLETDHSDLLGEVLRDYWRLFCYPMHDDALNWVRNNWGGPAALMPRVRALFGSERPTDESREPAELINACLQERRAALTTLKAPWQQWAAELRDICLQAVAAKTVDGRKMQARYFEPWFEKISAWAADETLEQLDIGTGFTRLTPEGMAEAWKGEPPQHPGIEAMAGLKASLDALPTPDAAVLQHAAGWVGKRFEEEKRRRAEMGFDDMLIRLNAALQADGGERLASVIREQFPVALIDEFQDTDPVQYSIFDSIYRIDENHLDSGLFLIGDPKQAIYAFRGADIYTYLRARQSTTGRHHTLGTNFRSSHAMVEAVNHVFQRAETGRGAFLFREPNGDNPVPFHPVLSQGRSEHLQVDGQPLPAMNLWHLPTDQPISTAVYRQHLAAACATQIVALLNGGQQGTAGFVKEGSLKGVLPSDIAILVRDGKEAQAVRAELASRGVRSVYLSDKDSVFAAQEAHDLLAWLKACAEPDVERPLRAALACVTLNLSLAELERLNQDELAGESRVMQFRGYRAIWRTQGVLPMLRRLLHDFKLPQTLIARSDGERVLTNLLHLSELLQQAASELDGEQALIRHLAEHLALSGQAGEEQILRLESDEQLVKVVTIHKSKGLEYDLVFLPFICSAKPVDGSRLPLHYHDEHGKSQVSLRPTAELIAQADDERLAEDLRLFYVALTRAKHACWLGIADLKRGNNSSSVLHLSALGYLLGGGTSLGESTGLARWLLDLQEGCPAIRYGLVPDIQDVLFHPPRNEAMLLAPLLPKRKAAENWWIASYSALRIGDSMSAASLEAPESPQAQKLFDDERLDPDAPREVVASGGDIHRFPRGPNPGTFLHGLLEWAGEEGFNVTPEAIEKAVGARCNRRNWEGWIVTLSGWLGHLLQTPLPLYNDHVTLSGLEQYQIEMEFWFASHTVDVLALDKLVCRHTHGGVSRVAAEPVLLNGMFKGFIDLTFEHEGRYYVADYKSNWLGPDDSAYTQQAMEQSILEHRYDLQYVLYLLALHRQLKARLPDYDYDQHVGGALYLFLRGTQSVSQGAYFTRPPRELIESLDLLFQGKPIAPKVEPVWEQGVLL, encoded by the coding sequence ATGATCGGCAAACCCTTGGCCCTGGCATTCCCGCTTAAAGGCAGCCAGTTGATTGAAGCCAGTGCCGGCACTGGCAAGACCTTCACCATCTCTGCGTTATACCTGCGCCTGGTGCTCGGCCATGGTGGTGATGAGTCCGGCTTCGGCCGCGAACTGCTGCCGCCGCAAATTCTCGTCGTCACGTTCACCGATGCGGCCACCAAGGAGCTGCGTGAACGCATCCGCATCCGCCTGGCCGAAGCTGCGCGCTTCTTTCGCGACGAAATCGAACAGCCCGATGCGTTGATCGCCGACCTGCGCGAGCAATACGCCCCGCAGCAATGGCCGGCCTGCGCCAACCGCCTGGACATCGCCGCGCAATGGATGGATGAAGCGGCGGTCTCGACTATCCACAGCTGGTGCCAGCGTATGTTGCGTGAACATGCGTTCGACAGTGGCAGCCTGTTCACCCAGACCCTGGAAACTGACCATAGCGACCTGCTGGGCGAAGTGCTGCGCGATTACTGGCGATTGTTCTGCTACCCGATGCACGACGATGCGCTCAACTGGGTGCGCAACAATTGGGGCGGCCCCGCGGCGCTGATGCCAAGGGTGCGTGCGCTGTTCGGCAGCGAGCGGCCCACCGACGAAAGTCGCGAGCCGGCCGAACTGATCAACGCTTGTTTGCAAGAGCGTCGCGCCGCGCTGACGACCCTCAAGGCACCCTGGCAACAATGGGCCGCCGAGCTGCGCGATATCTGCCTGCAAGCCGTCGCCGCCAAAACGGTCGATGGGCGCAAGATGCAAGCGCGCTACTTCGAACCCTGGTTCGAAAAGATCAGCGCCTGGGCCGCCGATGAAACCCTGGAGCAATTGGACATCGGTACCGGCTTCACGCGCCTGACGCCCGAGGGCATGGCCGAAGCCTGGAAGGGCGAACCGCCGCAGCACCCGGGGATCGAGGCGATGGCCGGCCTCAAAGCCAGCCTTGACGCCTTGCCAACGCCAGACGCAGCGGTATTGCAACATGCTGCCGGCTGGGTGGGTAAACGCTTCGAAGAAGAGAAGCGTCGCCGCGCTGAAATGGGCTTCGACGACATGCTGATCCGCCTCAACGCGGCCCTTCAGGCAGACGGTGGCGAGCGCCTGGCCAGTGTGATCCGTGAGCAATTCCCGGTGGCACTGATTGATGAATTTCAAGACACCGACCCGGTGCAATACAGCATCTTCGACAGCATCTACCGCATCGACGAAAACCACCTGGACAGTGGCCTGTTCTTGATCGGCGACCCCAAGCAGGCGATCTACGCCTTTCGCGGTGCCGACATCTACACCTACCTGCGCGCCCGGCAGTCCACCACCGGCCGCCATCACACCCTGGGCACCAACTTCCGTTCCAGCCATGCGATGGTCGAGGCGGTGAACCACGTGTTCCAGCGTGCGGAAACCGGCCGTGGTGCGTTTCTGTTCCGCGAGCCCAACGGCGATAACCCGGTGCCGTTTCACCCGGTACTGTCCCAGGGCCGCAGCGAGCACCTGCAGGTTGATGGCCAACCGTTGCCGGCCATGAACCTGTGGCACCTGCCTACCGACCAGCCGATTTCCACTGCGGTTTACCGTCAGCACCTGGCTGCGGCCTGCGCCACACAGATCGTCGCGTTGCTCAATGGTGGGCAGCAAGGTACAGCAGGGTTTGTAAAAGAGGGCAGTCTCAAGGGTGTATTGCCGTCGGACATCGCCATCCTCGTACGCGACGGCAAGGAAGCCCAGGCCGTGCGCGCCGAGTTGGCCAGCCGTGGCGTGCGCAGTGTGTACCTGTCGGATAAGGACTCGGTTTTCGCCGCCCAGGAAGCTCACGACCTGCTGGCCTGGCTCAAGGCCTGCGCCGAGCCGGATGTCGAGCGCCCGCTGCGCGCCGCCCTGGCCTGCGTCACCTTGAACCTGTCCCTGGCGGAGCTGGAGCGTCTGAACCAGGACGAATTGGCGGGGGAATCGCGCGTGATGCAGTTCCGTGGCTACCGCGCAATCTGGCGCACTCAAGGTGTGCTGCCGATGCTGCGTCGCCTGCTCCATGACTTCAAGCTGCCGCAAACCCTTATCGCCCGCAGTGATGGCGAGCGCGTGCTGACCAACCTGTTGCACCTCAGTGAGTTGCTGCAACAAGCCGCGTCGGAACTCGATGGTGAACAGGCGTTGATTCGCCATCTGGCCGAACACCTGGCACTGTCGGGCCAGGCCGGTGAAGAACAGATCCTGCGTCTGGAAAGCGATGAGCAACTGGTCAAGGTGGTGACCATCCACAAATCCAAGGGCCTGGAATACGACCTGGTGTTCTTGCCCTTCATCTGCTCGGCCAAACCGGTGGATGGCAGTCGCTTGCCGCTGCATTACCACGATGAACACGGCAAGTCCCAGGTGAGCCTGCGGCCAACGGCCGAGCTGATCGCCCAAGCCGATGACGAGCGTCTGGCCGAAGACCTGCGCTTGTTCTACGTGGCCTTGACCCGCGCCAAACACGCGTGCTGGTTGGGTATTGCCGACCTCAAGCGCGGCAATAACAGCAGCTCGGTCTTGCACCTGTCGGCATTGGGGTATTTGCTGGGGGGCGGGACGTCGTTGGGCGAGTCCACCGGCCTGGCGCGCTGGTTGCTGGATTTACAGGAAGGTTGCCCAGCCATCCGTTATGGCCTTGTGCCGGATATCCAGGACGTCCTGTTTCACCCGCCGCGCAATGAAGCGATGTTGCTTGCGCCGTTGCTGCCCAAACGCAAGGCTGCGGAAAACTGGTGGATTGCCTCCTACAGTGCCTTGCGCATTGGCGACAGCATGAGCGCCGCCAGCCTCGAAGCGCCGGAAAGCCCGCAGGCCCAGAAGCTGTTCGATGACGAACGCCTCGACCCCGATGCACCACGGGAAGTGGTGGCGTCCGGCGGTGATATTCACCGTTTCCCACGCGGGCCTAATCCAGGCACCTTCCTCCATGGCTTGTTGGAGTGGGCCGGTGAAGAGGGCTTCAACGTGACACCCGAGGCCATCGAAAAAGCCGTGGGCGCACGCTGTAACCGCCGCAATTGGGAAGGCTGGATCGTCACCCTCAGCGGCTGGCTGGGGCATCTGTTGCAAACGCCGTTGCCGCTGTACAACGACCACGTGACCCTCAGCGGCCTTGAGCAGTACCAGATTGAAATGGAGTTCTGGTTCGCCAGTCACACAGTCGATGTGCTCGCCCTCGACAAGCTGGTGTGTAGGCACACCCACGGCGGCGTTTCCCGTGTGGCCGCGGAGCCGGTGCTGCTCAACGGCATGTTCAAGGGCTTTATCGACCTGACGTTCGAACACGAGGGTCGCTACTACGTGGCGGACTACAAGTCCAACTGGCTCGGCCCCGACGATTCGGCCTACACCCAGCAAGCCATGGAGCAGTCGATCCTTGAGCATCGGTACGACCTGCAATATGTACTTTACCTGCTGGCCCTGCATCGCCAGCTCAAGGCACGCCTCCCCGATTATGACTACGACCAGCATGTCGGCGGCGCCTTGTACCTGTTCCTGCGTGGCACCCAGTCGGTGAGCCAGGGGGCGTATTTCACCCGGCCGCCCCGTGAGCTGATCGAAAGCCTGGACCTGTTGTTCCAGGGCAAGCCAATTGCGCCCAAGGTCGAGCCCGTCTGGGAACAAGGAGTGTTGCTATGA
- the recC gene encoding exodeoxyribonuclease V subunit gamma: MPDATSLSPGFMVVHGNRLDELRSLVVSWMRRYPLAPLENEIALVQSNGIAQWLKLALAEDPQEDDMGGCGIAAAIDVQLPGSFMWQLYRMVLGRDEIPPKSLLDKAPLTWRLMRLLPELIGQPHFEPLQRFLTQDTDLRKRYQLAERLADLFDQYQVYRADWLEDWAAGRHQLRNGRGESKPLNPANCWQAELWRALLLDVGEEGMAESRAGVHQRFIERINSLEQAPPGLPSRVIVFGISSLPAQALEALAGLARFSQVLLCVHNPCRHHWSDIVADKDLLRNEYKRQARKAGMPVTIDPQTLHQHAHPLLAAWGKQGRDYISLLDSYDDPNSYRAAFRDGRIDLFSDSEPTTLLNQLQDDILELRPLNETRELWPAVDLEHDTSIRFHIAHSAQREVEILHDQLLQRFSADPTLRPRDIIVMVPDIDSYAPHIRAVFGQLERNDPRFIPFTLTDQGQRGRDPLLIAVEHLLKLPDSRFPVSEILDLLDVPALRERFAIKERDLPTLHRWIEGAGIRWGLNAEQRVGLGLPTDLEQNSWRFGLRRMLLGYAVGTGMACEGIEPYDEIGGLDAALIGPLVALLDALNDAHQALSQPAAPRVWGERLQRLMQLFFLPSSEHDDYLLGQLEQLRETWLETCESVGLQDELPLTVVREAWLAGLDQGRLSQRFLAGAVNFCTLMPMRAIPFKLVCLLGMNDGDYPRAQPPLDFDLMGSDYRPGDRSRREDDRYLLLEALLSARDQLYISWVGRSIRDNSDRPASVLIGQLRDHLASGWQHAGSDKPLIDAMTQEHPLQPFSARYFHEGDPLFSYAREWQLLHEARDVMPPANVLLQHQQEEPLSLGQLQDFLRNPVKHFFSQRLKVFFEAAEVPLADEEPFVLDALQRYSLSDSLLNAALTHPDHLDQALNAQALRLQGSGLLPMVGFGECLRKELIEPLPDLVQRYQQLLALWPTPHTGAEPITFEYRGIQLEGWISGLHRRSDGGLLSVTTIPNSIGSIKTRKWHRLIRPWVNHVVACACGLPLSTGLVASDDTLLLEPLDKPTAQEILGNLLLAWHTGMSTPLPVAVKTAFAWLGQTDPAKAQAAASKAYEGDGITTDGERRETPALTRQFPDYAALVASEEFEGWCETLYRPLINAPWRSLSSAEASA; the protein is encoded by the coding sequence ATGCCGGACGCAACGTCCCTCAGCCCTGGATTCATGGTGGTTCACGGTAACCGCCTGGACGAACTGCGCAGCCTGGTGGTCAGCTGGATGCGCCGTTATCCACTGGCACCTTTGGAAAACGAAATCGCGTTGGTACAAAGCAACGGCATCGCCCAATGGCTCAAGCTGGCCTTGGCTGAAGATCCGCAAGAAGATGATATGGGCGGCTGCGGCATTGCCGCAGCAATCGACGTGCAACTGCCTGGCAGCTTTATGTGGCAGCTCTACCGCATGGTCCTGGGCCGTGATGAAATTCCACCCAAGTCCCTGCTCGATAAAGCCCCGCTGACCTGGCGTCTTATGCGCCTGTTACCCGAACTGATTGGCCAGCCGCATTTTGAGCCCCTACAGCGCTTCCTGACTCAAGACACCGACCTGCGCAAACGCTACCAACTTGCCGAGCGCTTGGCCGATTTGTTCGACCAATACCAGGTCTACCGCGCTGATTGGCTGGAAGACTGGGCCGCAGGTCGGCACCAACTGCGCAATGGTCGAGGCGAATCCAAGCCCCTCAACCCTGCCAACTGCTGGCAAGCCGAGTTATGGCGTGCGCTGCTGCTGGATGTAGGAGAGGAGGGCATGGCTGAAAGCCGAGCCGGCGTTCACCAGCGCTTCATCGAGCGCATCAACAGCCTTGAGCAAGCGCCGCCCGGCTTGCCTTCCCGGGTGATTGTATTCGGCATTTCATCACTGCCGGCCCAAGCACTGGAAGCCCTCGCTGGCCTGGCCCGTTTCAGCCAGGTCCTGCTCTGTGTACATAACCCTTGCCGCCATCATTGGTCCGACATCGTCGCCGACAAGGATTTACTGCGTAATGAATACAAGCGCCAGGCGCGCAAAGCCGGTATGCCGGTCACTATCGATCCTCAAACCTTGCACCAGCACGCCCATCCGCTACTGGCAGCCTGGGGCAAGCAGGGCCGTGATTACATCAGTTTGTTGGACAGCTACGATGACCCCAACAGCTACCGCGCCGCCTTTCGCGATGGGCGAATCGATCTGTTCAGTGACAGCGAACCCACCACGCTGCTCAACCAGCTCCAGGACGATATCCTCGAACTGCGCCCGCTGAATGAAACCCGCGAACTGTGGCCCGCTGTTGATCTGGAGCATGATACGTCCATCCGGTTCCACATCGCCCACAGCGCCCAGCGCGAAGTGGAAATCCTCCACGACCAATTGCTCCAACGCTTCAGCGCCGATCCAACGTTGCGCCCTCGGGACATCATCGTCATGGTTCCCGACATCGACAGCTACGCGCCGCACATCCGCGCGGTCTTCGGCCAGCTTGAGCGAAATGACCCACGCTTCATCCCCTTTACCCTGACAGACCAAGGCCAACGCGGCCGCGACCCGCTACTGATCGCCGTCGAACATCTGCTCAAGCTTCCCGACAGTCGTTTCCCCGTCAGTGAAATCCTCGACCTGCTCGACGTTCCCGCCCTGCGTGAGCGTTTTGCTATCAAAGAGCGCGACCTGCCCACCCTGCATCGCTGGATCGAAGGTGCCGGTATCCGCTGGGGGCTGAACGCCGAACAACGTGTCGGTTTGGGTCTACCCACAGATCTGGAACAAAACAGCTGGCGATTCGGCCTGCGCCGTATGTTGCTGGGCTATGCAGTCGGCACTGGCATGGCCTGTGAAGGTATTGAGCCCTACGACGAAATCGGCGGCCTCGATGCGGCATTGATCGGCCCGCTGGTCGCCCTGCTCGACGCCTTGAATGATGCCCATCAGGCGTTATCACAACCGGCTGCTCCCAGGGTGTGGGGCGAGCGATTGCAACGCTTGATGCAGCTGTTCTTCCTGCCCAGCAGCGAGCACGATGACTACCTCTTGGGCCAGCTTGAGCAACTGAGAGAGACCTGGCTGGAAACCTGCGAATCCGTTGGCTTGCAGGACGAGTTACCGCTTACGGTCGTCCGTGAGGCATGGCTGGCCGGATTGGATCAGGGCCGCTTGTCCCAGCGCTTTCTCGCCGGAGCTGTCAATTTTTGTACCCTGATGCCCATGCGTGCGATCCCGTTCAAGCTGGTCTGCCTGCTCGGCATGAACGACGGCGACTACCCACGAGCACAACCGCCGCTGGACTTCGACCTGATGGGCAGCGACTACCGTCCCGGTGACCGTTCGCGCCGCGAAGACGACCGCTACTTACTGCTCGAAGCGCTGCTCTCGGCCCGCGACCAGCTCTATATCAGTTGGGTTGGCCGCAGCATCCGCGATAACAGCGATCGCCCTGCCTCGGTATTGATCGGCCAGTTGCGCGACCACCTCGCCAGCGGCTGGCAGCACGCCGGCAGCGATAAGCCGCTGATCGACGCAATGACCCAGGAACACCCGCTCCAACCCTTCAGCGCCCGCTACTTCCATGAGGGCGATCCACTGTTCAGCTACGCCCGCGAATGGCAATTGCTGCATGAAGCGCGGGATGTCATGCCCCCAGCGAATGTATTGCTGCAGCATCAACAGGAAGAACCCCTGAGCCTCGGTCAGTTGCAGGACTTCTTGCGCAACCCGGTCAAACATTTCTTCAGCCAGCGTCTGAAAGTATTCTTCGAAGCCGCAGAAGTGCCTCTGGCTGACGAAGAACCCTTCGTCCTCGACGCACTGCAGCGCTATAGCCTCAGCGACAGTCTGCTAAATGCTGCACTGACCCACCCCGATCACCTCGACCAGGCCCTCAACGCCCAAGCCCTGCGTTTGCAGGGCAGTGGCCTGTTGCCGATGGTCGGTTTCGGTGAGTGCCTGCGTAAGGAGTTGATCGAGCCGTTGCCGGATCTGGTGCAGCGCTATCAACAGCTTCTGGCGCTGTGGCCGACCCCACATACCGGCGCTGAACCTATCACTTTTGAGTATCGAGGCATTCAGTTGGAAGGTTGGATCAGCGGCTTGCATCGCCGCAGCGATGGCGGCCTGTTAAGCGTTACCACCATCCCCAACAGCATTGGCTCGATCAAGACACGCAAGTGGCATCGCTTGATCCGCCCTTGGGTCAACCATGTGGTGGCCTGCGCCTGTGGCCTGCCATTGAGTACCGGCCTGGTAGCAAGTGACGACACCTTGCTGCTCGAGCCGTTGGATAAACCTACTGCCCAGGAAATCCTCGGCAACCTGCTGCTGGCTTGGCACACCGGTATGAGCACACCGCTGCCCGTTGCAGTAAAAACCGCTTTCGCCTGGCTCGGCCAAACTGACCCCGCCAAGGCCCAAGCCGCGGCCAGCAAAGCTTACGAAGGCGATGGCATCACCACTGACGGCGAACGCCGCGAAACGCCTGCTCTCACGCGGCAATTTCCCGACTACGCGGCGTTGGTCGCCAGTGAGGAATTCGAAGGCTGGTGCGAAACCCTGTATCGTCCGCTCATCAACGCACCATGGCGATCGCTTTCCAGCGCGGAGGCCAGCGCATGA